In the Candidatus Poribacteria bacterium genome, TATTTCGCAGCTATATTGATCACTGCTAACAAAATGTAAACACTACGTAGAAAAAAAGAGGTGAATCGTGGAAGAAACAAAGGACTTAATTCAGCAACGTCGCCAGAAACTGAACGAGATTCGAGAATTGGGTGTAGAGCCGTATCCACATAAGTACGAACCGACACATTCGACAGTCGAAATCCATAAAGATTTTGGTGATGTCCAAGAGACCCCCGATGAGACCAAAACAGTCCGAATTGCAGGCAGGATTATGACGAAGCGGGACCACGGGAAAAGCAGTTTCGCGCACCTTCAAGACGGTGAAGGCAAAATCCAAATTTACGTCCGACGCGACAAAATTGGCGCGGCCCCGTACATCATCTACCGACGCTTCGATAGCGGAGACATTATCGGGGTTGAAGGGACGGTTTTCCGAACGCGGACTGGGGAACTCACTGTGCTTGCTGATGCCGTCCAACTCCTCTCAAAATCCATTCGACCGCTCCCAGAAAAATGGCACGGTTTACAAGATAAACAGACACGCTATAGACAACGCTACGCCGACCTCATCATGAATCCTGAAGTCAAGGACGTTTTCCTCAAGAGGACACAAATCGTTCAGGCGATCCGCGACATGCTGAATGCGCAAAATTTTATTGAAGTCGAAACACCCGTCCTTCAACCGATTTACGGCGGCGCGAATGCTCGTCCCTTTACCACATATCACAACACGTTGGAACAATCGCTTTACTTACGGATTGCAAATGAACTATACCTCAAGCGTCTGATCGTCGGCGGGTTTGAACGGGTTTATGAGTTCTCGCGCGACTTCCGAAACGAAGGTATGGATAGGGATCATAACCCCGAATTTACAATGCTTGAACTCTACCAAGCCTACGCCGATTACCATCAGATAATGGAATTAACTGAAACGTTAATCGCAGAGACAGTAAAAACAATTCACGGAACAACGAAGATTCACTATCAGGCGCATGAACTCGATTTTACACCGCCTTGGCGGAGACTGCGTATGGTTGATGCTGTACGAGAACACAGTGGCATTGATCCGGTTCCCTTATCAGCAGACGAATTATACAAAGAAGCAGTAAACGCCGGTGTCAACAACTTAGCGGGAGACGAGACGAAGGGCGAAATTATCGCTGAACTTTTTGACACATTCGCGGAATCAAAACTGATTCAGCCGACATTTATCACAGATTACCCCATTGAGGTCTCACCCTTCGCAAAAAAGAAACCCGAAGACCCAGCGTTCGTCGAACGTTTTGAATGCTTTATCTGTGGCATGGAAGTCGTAAACGCTTTTAGTGAACTTAACGATCCTATCGATCAACGGCAACGTTTCCTTGAGCAGGCAAGCAATTTAGAGGCGGGTGACGACGAAGCCTTCATGGTAGACGAGGACTATCTACGCGCTTTGGAGTACGGTATGCCCCCAACAGGCGGACTCGGTATCGGAATTGACCGACTGACGATGTTACTGACGAACCAGTACTCCATCAGAGATGTCATCCTATTCCCGCAGATGCGTCCGGAGAATTAAGATTTTTTTGAAGATACAATCCAATACCGTATACTAAAATGTGAGTTTAGAGAAAATGAGAACCGCGCCACCTCTTCTTACGGAGAGATTGCTATTGCGATCGTTTACACTTGAAGACGCAGCTGATGTACAAC is a window encoding:
- the lysS gene encoding lysine--tRNA ligase, producing the protein MEETKDLIQQRRQKLNEIRELGVEPYPHKYEPTHSTVEIHKDFGDVQETPDETKTVRIAGRIMTKRDHGKSSFAHLQDGEGKIQIYVRRDKIGAAPYIIYRRFDSGDIIGVEGTVFRTRTGELTVLADAVQLLSKSIRPLPEKWHGLQDKQTRYRQRYADLIMNPEVKDVFLKRTQIVQAIRDMLNAQNFIEVETPVLQPIYGGANARPFTTYHNTLEQSLYLRIANELYLKRLIVGGFERVYEFSRDFRNEGMDRDHNPEFTMLELYQAYADYHQIMELTETLIAETVKTIHGTTKIHYQAHELDFTPPWRRLRMVDAVREHSGIDPVPLSADELYKEAVNAGVNNLAGDETKGEIIAELFDTFAESKLIQPTFITDYPIEVSPFAKKKPEDPAFVERFECFICGMEVVNAFSELNDPIDQRQRFLEQASNLEAGDDEAFMVDEDYLRALEYGMPPTGGLGIGIDRLTMLLTNQYSIRDVILFPQMRPEN